The Lewinellaceae bacterium genome has a segment encoding these proteins:
- a CDS encoding SusD/RagB family nutrient-binding outer membrane lipoprotein, with amino-acid sequence MKKIVIYSAFTLLAFLSSCSDFLDVNSDPNNPTEVDPSLVLPSAEAQIAGVLNGYYGVLGGIWSQHWTQSHVASQYRSEDSYGLTKSSYNVAWRELYSDALIDLSVIRKSAEEAGNWNAYLQATSLMAYTYQILADFYDQVPFSEALKGNEGINEPVFDSGQDVYDGLIDMLDEALAKDFTADGNTWIQTDFVFGALGKDGQIDSWIRFANTLKLKIYLRQTEARSSVAQDGISKILNSDNLLTGDAAMDIFEDVANRSYPLYETNVRQLNVATNLRGSHTFISYLLENNDPRIDAFFNPGNNGHFGLRQGDFDALSTDIDPAAPDVAVFSPTTAFYFFTTEEVNFMLAEANLRYGNSGDVIGYYNSGVMQSCARHGVNGDGLVSDGGAYAYPDGTLDQNLKAIMMQKWVSMVERGYESFMDQNRTGIPNISSVPADDPNYVPGEYTYSIAGVTNGVFPRRLIFPDLTRRNNSNTPVEQPITERVWWAK; translated from the coding sequence ATGAAAAAAATAGTAATTTATAGTGCCTTTACTTTATTGGCCTTTCTTTCCAGCTGTTCAGATTTCCTGGATGTGAATTCAGATCCGAACAATCCAACGGAAGTGGATCCTTCCCTGGTACTGCCCTCTGCAGAAGCACAAATAGCAGGGGTGCTCAATGGCTATTACGGTGTATTGGGAGGAATATGGTCTCAGCACTGGACACAGAGCCACGTCGCTTCTCAATACAGGAGTGAAGATTCTTACGGGCTGACCAAATCCAGCTATAATGTGGCCTGGAGAGAATTGTATTCTGATGCATTGATCGATTTGTCGGTCATCCGTAAGAGTGCGGAAGAGGCAGGAAACTGGAATGCTTACCTTCAGGCTACGAGCCTCATGGCATATACCTACCAGATTCTGGCTGATTTTTATGATCAAGTTCCATTTTCCGAGGCATTAAAAGGGAACGAAGGCATCAATGAACCTGTATTTGATTCGGGGCAGGATGTTTACGATGGATTGATCGATATGTTGGATGAAGCTTTGGCCAAAGATTTTACAGCCGACGGCAATACCTGGATACAAACAGATTTTGTCTTTGGGGCGCTGGGCAAAGACGGACAGATCGATAGCTGGATACGTTTTGCCAATACGCTTAAACTGAAAATTTATCTTCGCCAGACGGAAGCCAGAAGTTCGGTGGCCCAGGATGGGATTTCCAAAATTTTAAACAGTGATAATCTCCTCACCGGGGATGCGGCTATGGATATTTTTGAAGATGTGGCCAACAGGAGTTACCCGCTTTACGAAACCAATGTTCGACAGCTAAATGTTGCCACCAATTTGAGAGGAAGTCATACTTTCATTTCATACCTGCTGGAAAACAATGATCCAAGGATCGATGCGTTTTTTAATCCCGGTAATAACGGGCACTTTGGATTGAGACAAGGTGACTTTGATGCTTTGTCAACAGATATTGATCCGGCAGCTCCTGATGTTGCTGTATTTAGCCCAACGACTGCCTTTTATTTTTTCACCACAGAAGAAGTTAATTTCATGCTTGCCGAGGCCAATCTCCGCTACGGGAATTCCGGTGATGTGATCGGATATTACAACAGCGGGGTGATGCAATCCTGTGCCAGACATGGGGTAAATGGAGACGGACTCGTCAGTGACGGGGGCGCTTATGCTTATCCGGACGGAACGTTAGATCAAAACCTGAAAGCCATCATGATGCAAAAATGGGTTTCCATGGTGGAACGCGGTTATGAATCTTTTATGGATCAAAACAGGACTGGCATTCCCAATATTTCCAGTGTCCCGGCTGATGATCCTAATTATGTACCCGGGGAGTACACCTATTCCATTGCCGGGGTGACCAATGGGGTATTTCCCCGCAGGCTTATTTTTCCTGACCTGACCAGGAGGAATAACAGCAATACCCCAGTGGAACAACCTATTACTGAGCGAGTTTGGTGGGCAAAGTAA
- a CDS encoding SusC/RagA family TonB-linked outer membrane protein: MKKTLLVVSMVLFTLGIALAQRSISGTVTDQTGEPLIGASILVKGTTSGTVTDFDGRYTLSVAEGRDVLIFSFTGFDPKEIPIGISNVIDVVLTEGITLQTAVVTALGIEKDEKTLGYGVTQVDGDEITKTRNNSFVDALSGKVAGLTVNTNSQPGGSSEIVIRGYGSVTGNNQALLVIDGVPASNGNNTSVTTLLNPLDDFNRSQDFGNQVNDINPDDIENISVLKGAAATALYGSRAANGAIIITTKSGKRNQKLTVDYSGSYTRSQVNRLPHMQNTFGQGWSGLFDNIENGSWGPKTDNELRLWGNTVDNSRQLKPFTALENNLRDFYDTGYGVNNSVSVAGGNESASFRLSYSNAQEDGVVPTDADSYKRNTVGLKGEIGNEKVTIGASVEFMNKEQKAIATGQGDDAGAGKVLFQELIQIPRDISIVDHKDYEGKFNNLDNYFTPYAQNPYYILNNQGNEYSENRVRGNTNIQYRFTDKLKASLRIGGDFSNAGIFDYGNVARITPGSPNSSSNDVVGRVAENNITRRQMNGDLLLSYNTNIGNDLSLDVTLGSNVNEQYTKYVATFVTDLTIPGFYQLSNSTVNPTSASAISLRRLVGVYSIVNLGYRDWLYATLQARNDWSSTLPTDNNSFFYPAFTVSAILSDALNLPSGTLSFLKLRASVAQVGNDAPPYRIVPIYTAAQAAAGGFGTIQFPIGGTNAFELGDRIGNDLLQPEITTEYEVGADVRLFQNRIGLDIAYYDRITTDQIINVEKDPTSGFTSQTVNIGKIQNKGIEFMLNLTPVKKGKFRWDLNYNFNKNKNEVLELNQDAASGNSIVLNTAYAIELRAEVGQPLGTIYSPTAQLDPNGNVVVNPSNGLPQQASDKKLMGSINPDYQMGLSNTLTYGDFALSFDVDYRKGGVFWSYTARLNYFVGNAWNTQYNDREPYIIPNSVVENSDGTFAENTTEIDRSNIYTFWGGSSVPAREENHVLDKTFFKLRNLSLSYNLPTTLTDKLHVGKASLTVFGRNLVLWTPEENHFVDPEGSTFGIGLAGKIGEFSSSPTNAVYGVTLKLSL, translated from the coding sequence ATGAAAAAAACTTTACTTGTTGTGTCGATGGTACTATTTACCTTGGGCATAGCGCTTGCACAACGTTCCATAAGTGGCACGGTCACAGACCAAACCGGAGAGCCGCTAATCGGGGCAAGTATTCTCGTCAAGGGAACCACCTCCGGTACGGTAACAGATTTTGACGGTCGATACACGCTTAGCGTTGCCGAGGGCCGCGATGTCCTGATTTTCAGCTTTACCGGATTTGACCCAAAGGAAATTCCCATCGGAATATCCAATGTGATTGACGTCGTCCTGACTGAAGGGATCACCCTGCAGACTGCCGTGGTCACCGCACTCGGTATTGAAAAAGACGAGAAAACACTCGGTTATGGAGTAACCCAGGTCGATGGGGATGAGATCACCAAAACGCGGAACAACAGTTTTGTGGATGCGCTTTCCGGGAAGGTTGCCGGACTGACCGTAAACACCAACAGTCAACCCGGAGGAAGTTCGGAGATTGTCATCCGGGGGTATGGGTCGGTTACCGGAAATAACCAGGCACTGCTCGTCATTGACGGAGTGCCGGCTTCCAACGGTAACAATACATCCGTTACTACCTTATTAAACCCGCTGGATGATTTTAACCGATCCCAGGATTTTGGTAACCAGGTCAATGATATAAACCCTGATGATATCGAAAATATTTCAGTTTTGAAAGGAGCCGCGGCCACAGCGCTTTATGGTTCCCGTGCCGCCAACGGAGCCATTATTATTACCACCAAATCGGGAAAGCGTAATCAAAAACTTACTGTTGATTACTCCGGTTCTTACACGCGTTCCCAGGTGAACAGGTTGCCCCATATGCAAAATACTTTCGGTCAGGGCTGGAGTGGCCTGTTCGATAATATTGAAAATGGGAGCTGGGGACCTAAGACAGACAATGAACTCCGTTTATGGGGAAATACAGTGGATAATTCCCGTCAGCTGAAACCTTTCACTGCCTTGGAAAACAACCTCCGTGATTTTTATGATACCGGTTATGGAGTCAATAATTCCGTTTCTGTGGCCGGGGGGAATGAAAGTGCAAGTTTCAGACTTTCCTATTCCAATGCCCAGGAAGATGGTGTGGTGCCCACGGATGCCGATTCCTACAAAAGAAATACGGTCGGCCTGAAGGGAGAGATCGGCAATGAAAAGGTCACCATTGGGGCTTCTGTTGAATTTATGAACAAGGAACAAAAGGCCATCGCTACCGGTCAGGGAGATGATGCCGGCGCCGGTAAAGTATTGTTCCAGGAACTGATCCAGATTCCCCGCGATATTTCCATCGTGGACCATAAGGATTATGAAGGGAAATTCAATAACCTCGATAATTATTTTACGCCTTATGCCCAGAATCCTTATTACATTTTAAACAACCAGGGGAATGAGTATTCTGAAAATCGGGTCAGGGGAAATACCAATATCCAATATCGCTTTACGGACAAATTAAAAGCTTCTCTCCGCATCGGTGGGGACTTTTCCAACGCCGGCATTTTCGATTATGGAAATGTGGCGCGGATTACTCCGGGCTCTCCAAACTCTTCTTCGAATGATGTGGTCGGACGTGTTGCTGAGAATAACATTACCCGCCGGCAAATGAATGGAGATCTCTTGTTGAGTTACAACACCAACATTGGCAATGATCTCAGCCTTGATGTAACACTCGGATCCAACGTAAACGAACAATATACTAAATACGTAGCCACCTTTGTTACAGATCTTACCATTCCGGGGTTTTATCAATTGTCTAACTCCACTGTAAATCCTACCTCCGCCTCCGCGATTTCGCTGAGAAGGTTGGTTGGGGTGTACAGCATTGTGAATTTGGGTTACCGGGATTGGTTATACGCCACTTTACAGGCGAGAAATGACTGGTCTTCTACCTTACCTACTGATAACAATTCGTTTTTCTATCCGGCTTTTACCGTTTCTGCTATTTTGTCTGATGCCCTCAACTTACCTTCCGGAACATTATCCTTCCTGAAGTTGAGAGCTTCCGTTGCCCAGGTGGGTAATGATGCGCCGCCTTACAGAATTGTACCGATTTATACTGCTGCCCAGGCCGCAGCGGGTGGATTTGGTACCATCCAGTTTCCAATAGGGGGCACCAACGCCTTTGAATTGGGGGACCGTATCGGAAATGACCTGCTTCAGCCGGAGATCACTACTGAATATGAAGTGGGAGCGGATGTTCGTTTGTTCCAAAACAGAATTGGTTTGGACATTGCCTATTATGACCGGATCACTACGGATCAAATCATCAATGTGGAGAAAGATCCGACTTCCGGGTTTACCAGCCAGACGGTAAATATTGGTAAAATTCAAAATAAGGGCATTGAGTTTATGCTAAACCTGACGCCGGTAAAGAAGGGTAAATTCAGATGGGATCTTAACTACAATTTCAATAAGAATAAAAACGAAGTACTCGAGCTTAACCAGGATGCTGCTTCCGGTAATTCCATCGTCTTGAATACAGCTTACGCTATTGAATTACGCGCCGAGGTAGGCCAGCCCCTGGGAACCATTTATTCTCCAACGGCCCAGTTGGACCCGAACGGAAACGTAGTGGTGAACCCTTCAAATGGTTTGCCGCAACAGGCAAGTGACAAAAAGTTGATGGGCAGCATCAATCCGGATTACCAGATGGGATTGAGCAATACGCTGACTTATGGTGACTTTGCGTTGTCTTTTGACGTGGATTACCGTAAAGGAGGTGTTTTCTGGTCTTACACGGCCCGGTTGAATTATTTTGTGGGCAATGCATGGAATACGCAATACAATGACCGTGAACCTTACATTATCCCGAACTCAGTGGTTGAAAATTCAGACGGCACTTTCGCTGAAAATACCACTGAAATTGACCGAAGCAACATCTACACCTTCTGGGGGGGAAGTTCTGTTCCTGCCAGGGAAGAAAATCATGTGTTGGATAAAACGTTCTTCAAGCTGAGGAATCTTTCCTTGTCTTATAATTTACCGACAACACTGACCGATAAATTGCACGTTGGCAAAGCCAGCCTGACCGTTTTCGGCAGAAACCTGGTTTTGTGGACGCCTGAGGAAAACCACTTCGTCGATCCTGAAGGCTCAACTTTCGGTATTGGACTTGCCGGAAAGATCGGAGAATTCTCTTCCTCACCGACCAATGCAGTTTATGGGGTGACCTTAAAGTTGTCCCTTTAA